The genomic DNA TCGGGCTGGGTTCTCAATCGTATGATCTCTATCCATTCCATCATTCTTCCGTGTCCAATCTTAAGCATTCCTCGTGCCAGAACTCATTCCCCTGTGTATTCGGAGTGTTACGTTATGCAGGAAAGACTACTGTGAAATGTGACGGAAAGTTGCTGGTATATTTGTCAGTTTTCGTCTATACTATCGTATACGATAGTGGCGGAAAGGGGAGGAGACAATGAACGCCGATGAGAATGACTTTTTCCGTGAGATGACCCTGAGGATATGCGGCACCCTGGACCTGGAAAGCGCTCTTCATCAGTGCTTTCTCTACGTGCGCAACGTCATACCGGCGGACGAACTCGATCTTTTTGTCTACGATGCCACCATCGGCACCGTGGATGTGGTGGCGACGGCGAAAGAGGCAGGGGGGACGACGAGGACGGACAAGACGCACCTGCCGCCGGACCTGCGCCAGGAGCTCGAAGAACCCTACCGCCGGCCCCGGGTCCGCGTTGCCGAGAATATCTTCGAGGACCCCATTCTGGGGAGGGTCGCGCGGAACCTCGGGTGGGAGGAGTGCTCGATAATGCTGGGACGCCTTATCATCGACGGCAAATACATCGGCGCCCTCGGGATACGGGCGCGGGGGACGGGCCGGTTCACAGAGGACCATGTCCGCTTGTGGTCGGTGGTCAACGAACCGGCGGCAATAGCCGTTGCGAACAGCCGCAGGCTCCGGGAGGTGATCGATCTCAAGGACATGCTTGCCGATGACAACCGGTACCTCAGGGAAGAGCTCAGGAAGAACACCGTCGAGATAGTGGGGGCCGATTTCGGGCTGAAGGCTGCCATGGAAAGCGTGAGGAAGGTGGCGCCCCTTGCCAGCCCGGTGCTCATCATCGGCGAGACGGGAACGGGCAAGGAGGTCATCGCCAACGCCATCCACAACCTGTCTCCCCGTTATAACGGGCCTTTTGTGAAGGTAAACTGCGGTGCGATCCCGGAGTCTCTCATAGACAGCGAGCTTTTCGGCCATGAAAAGGGTGCTTTCACGGGGGCGCTGGCACGGAAGAGGGGACGCTTTGAGCGTGCCCATGGGGGGACGATCTTTCTCGACGAGATCAGCGAGCTCCCGCCCCACGCGCAGGTGAGGCTTCTGCGCGTCCTCCAGGAGAAAGAGATAGAGAGGGTGGGGGGAACGGAACCTGTCCATGTTGACATCAGGATCGTATCGGCCACGAACCGGAACCTGGAGAAGATGGTGGAGGACGGCGATTTTCGGGAAGATCTCTATTTCCGCATCAAGGTCTTTCCCATTGAGGTCCCTCCTTTGAGGGCGAGAAAGAACGATATACCCGCCCTTGTCCAGCACTTTGTCCGAAAGAAGAGCCGGGAGATGGTCCGCCACAGCATACCCCCGCTTGCCCCGGGATCCATCGATGCACTCATGACGTATGATTGGCCGGGGAATGTCCGGGAAGTGGAGAACGCCGTGGAGAGGGCGCTCATACTTTCCGATGGCAAACCCCTGAAGTTCGAGGGTGTTCTGGGGGTATCCGGAGCCTCCCACGACCGTGCCCCGTCTTTGGCCGGTGAGAGTCCGGGCCCTGTCGCGCTCAACGACGTCGAGGCCGAGCACATAGGCCGCATCCTGAGAGCGGCCGGAGGCAGGATCGAAGGTCCCGGAGGCGCCGCCGAGCTTCTTGACATGAACCCGGGAACGCTCCGCCATCGCATGAGAAAACTGGGTATACCTTTCGGCAGGAAATCCCGTGTCAGCGACGGCGGACGGTGACGCCAAATAAGGTTTTTTTCTTCACTTTTTTCTTCACTGTCCTTTTGACTTCGGAAAGAAAATACACTATACTGAACAAGCGTGCTCGTCCCTGCAATTAAACAGACAATATTACCGGGCAGCGAGGCTTTCTGAGGTCGACCCGGGGCAGGTTTGCCGGTCTAAGGAACCGGGGCACGATAACAGTATCGATATACCACCGGTCGACATCCGGACGTGAGGTTCTGCATGACATTGAAAGAGGTCCAGGAGCTGCTGGAAGCGCAGGTGCTCTGCGGGAATGACGACTGTCTGGAACGCGGGGTGCGGGTCTGCTTTGCCTGCGACCTCATCAGCGAGATGCTCCTTTACCTGAAACCCCATTCTCTTCTGATCACGTCGTTGACCAATGCTCATGTGATCCACGCGGCGCAGGTGATGGACGCGAAGGCGGTCCTCTTCGTCGGGGGACGCAGACCCGACGAGTCCGTTATCAGGAGCGGGGAATCGAACAAGATCCCTCTGCTCACCACAACACTGCTCACGTTCGACTGTTGCGGCCGGCTTTACGAGAAGGGCGTCAGAGGAGATAAGCAATAGCCCGGTTAGGAGAGACTAACCAATGGTCGACAGCTTAGCGTACACCCCGCAGATAACGCTCGAGTTCGAGATAGGCGAAAAGGACTTCTTTGTTGCCGGAGAGTGCGCGTCGCGGGTGAAGAAGACCCTTCAGCAGTTGGGGCTCAAACAGGATGTCATCAAGCGGATCGCGATCATCATATACGAGGCGGCGATGAACGTTGCGATCCACGCCACGTCGGGAAAACTCGTCGTCCATGTCGAGCCCGACGCGGTCACCATTCGGACGGAAGATGTGGGGGCCGGGATCGAGGATATCGACCTTGCGATGAAGGAAGGGTATTCGACGGCGTCCTACGAGATCCGGGAGATGGGTTTCGGGGCCGGCATGGGCCTCTCCAACATCAAGCAGTGCTCCGATGATCTCAACATCGAATCCAGGGTAGGTGTGGGGACCACACTGAACGCCAGGGTGTCCTTC from Syntrophorhabdus sp. includes the following:
- a CDS encoding sigma 54-interacting transcriptional regulator, whose translation is MNADENDFFREMTLRICGTLDLESALHQCFLYVRNVIPADELDLFVYDATIGTVDVVATAKEAGGTTRTDKTHLPPDLRQELEEPYRRPRVRVAENIFEDPILGRVARNLGWEECSIMLGRLIIDGKYIGALGIRARGTGRFTEDHVRLWSVVNEPAAIAVANSRRLREVIDLKDMLADDNRYLREELRKNTVEIVGADFGLKAAMESVRKVAPLASPVLIIGETGTGKEVIANAIHNLSPRYNGPFVKVNCGAIPESLIDSELFGHEKGAFTGALARKRGRFERAHGGTIFLDEISELPPHAQVRLLRVLQEKEIERVGGTEPVHVDIRIVSATNRNLEKMVEDGDFREDLYFRIKVFPIEVPPLRARKNDIPALVQHFVRKKSREMVRHSIPPLAPGSIDALMTYDWPGNVREVENAVERALILSDGKPLKFEGVLGVSGASHDRAPSLAGESPGPVALNDVEAEHIGRILRAAGGRIEGPGGAAELLDMNPGTLRHRMRKLGIPFGRKSRVSDGGR
- a CDS encoding anti-sigma regulatory factor, coding for MVDSLAYTPQITLEFEIGEKDFFVAGECASRVKKTLQQLGLKQDVIKRIAIIIYEAAMNVAIHATSGKLVVHVEPDAVTIRTEDVGAGIEDIDLAMKEGYSTASYEIREMGFGAGMGLSNIKQCSDDLNIESRVGVGTTLNARVSFKDERRHEGA